In a single window of the Necator americanus strain Aroian chromosome X, whole genome shotgun sequence genome:
- a CDS encoding hypothetical protein (NECATOR_CHRX.G21904.T1): protein MAGLKNEECRTNFRQDSFTKCIQDAAGETLPALLPRKKFAFASAEPKSTCNSVCVDTGDFNQERRLRRKLRRQLQQDCDNEWTSRAKEFEKAWEDKNPRKAYALLRQYSGKMKRCSPALNSTNRVAVGEATLPIWRDHFKTLLNRHPPSAPELGHVHRPTYAVNEEPPTESEVLVCIQKMKNEKSGGDDGISAEMLKYLPPSEIREITKLIHSIWIDERIPDSWRHAIIIPLHKKLFVTDPRNYRGISLCVLCTRYWSGLSWTDSLNIAKKGRATSKLVFILADLRLTRCSSSGE, encoded by the coding sequence atggcaggtctgaaaaacgaagaatgcagaacgaatttTCGCCaagattccttcacaaagtgcatccaggacgctgcaggggaaacgctcccggctCTATtaccgcggaagaagtttgcctttgcatctgctgAACCAAAATCCACGTGCAATTCTGTGTGTGTCGacactggtgacttcaaccaggaaaggCGGCTTAGAAGAAAGTtacgtcgtcaactgcaacaagactgcgataacgagtggacgtcaagagcgaaggagtttgaaaaggcgtgggaggacaagaacccacggaaagcctatgctttactaagaCAGTATagtggcaaaatgaaaagatgttctcctgccCTTAACAGTACTAATAgagtggctgtcggtgaagcaacccttccaatttggagggatcacttcaagaccttgctgaaccggcatcCACCGTCAGCTCCGGAACTCGGGCACgttcataggccgacatatgcggttaacgaggaaccaccaaccgagtcggaggttctggtctgtatccaaaagatgaaaaatgaaaaatctggtggagatgacggaattagcgcagaaatgttgaaatatcttcctccgtctgagATTCGTGAGATAACAAAGCTCATccattcaatatggatagacgaaaggatacctgactcgtggagacacgctatcataattccactccacaagaagttattcgtcacggaccctaggaattatcgaggaatttctttatgcgtgttatgtacaaggtattggagcggattatcctggaccgactcattaaacatcgcgaagaaaggacgcgcgacgagcaagctggttTTCATCCTGGCCGacctacgattgaccaggtgttcatcttcaggagagtga
- a CDS encoding hypothetical protein (NECATOR_CHRX.G21904.T2): MAGLKNEECRTNFRQDSFTKCIQDAAGETLPALLPRKKFAFASAEPKSTCNSVCVDTGDFNQERRLRRKLRRQLQQDCDNEWTSRAKEFEKAWEDKNPRKAYALLRQYSGKMKRCSPALNSTNRVAVGEATLPIWRDHFKTLLNRHPPSAPELGHVHRPTYAVNEEPPTESEVLVCIQKMKNEKSGGDDGISAEMLKYLPPSEIREITKLIHSIWIDERIPDSWRHAIIIPLHKKLFVTDPRNYRGISLCVLCTRRVIEIWQRYSKPMQLAFLEFKVAFDSPHRGRLLNALRANGVPGKFVRLLDDMNRRTTAAVRIPARCTTPFEMVTGIR; the protein is encoded by the exons atggcaggtctgaaaaacgaagaatgcagaacgaatttTCGCCaagattccttcacaaagtgcatccaggacgctgcaggggaaacgctcccggctCTATtaccgcggaagaagtttgcctttgcatctgctgAACCAAAATCCACGTGCAATTCTGTGTGTGTCGacactggtgacttcaaccaggaaaggCGGCTTAGAAGAAAGTtacgtcgtcaactgcaacaagactgcgataacgagtggacgtcaagagcgaaggagtttgaaaaggcgtgggaggacaagaacccacggaaagcctatgctttactaagaCAGTATagtggcaaaatgaaaagatgttctcctgccCTTAACAGTACTAATAgagtggctgtcggtgaagcaacccttccaatttggagggatcacttcaagaccttgctgaaccggcatcCACCGTCAGCTCCGGAACTCGGGCACgttcataggccgacatatgcggttaacgaggaaccaccaaccgagtcggaggttctggtctgtatccaaaagatgaaaaatgaaaaatctggtggagatgacggaattagcgcagaaatgttgaaatatcttcctccgtctgagATTCGTGAGATAACAAAGCTCATccattcaatatggatagacgaaaggatacctgactcgtggagacacgctatcataattccactccacaagaagttattcgtcacggaccctaggaattatcgaggaatttctttatgcgtgttatgtacaag gagagtgatcgaaatctggcagcggtattcgaagccaatgcaattggCGTTTCTGGAGTTTAAagtcgctttcgactctcctcatcgagggCGTCTTCtaaacgcgctccgcgccaatggagtaccaggaaagtttgttcgcttgcttgaCGACATGAATcgacgaacaactgctgcagttcgaataCCAGCCAGATGTACAACACCCTTTGAGATGGTAACTGGAATAAGataa
- a CDS encoding hypothetical protein (NECATOR_CHRX.G21903.T1), whose amino-acid sequence MLRTLLLALIAVLIAGYIVDARFLDDPYFLTSRTYADEPLQMMPVVLPRRAIRQVLENQPLPCRFKLCVSYY is encoded by the exons ATGTTGAGAACACTATTGTTGGCATTGATCGCCGTTCTCATTGCCGGATATATCGTCGATGCACGATTCTTG GACGATCCTTATTTCTTGACATCTCGAACATACGCTGATGAACCGTTACAAATGATGCCAGTGGTGCTCCCACGGAGAGCAATTAGGCAAG TCCTAGAAAATCAGCCACTACCGTGCCGTTTCAAACTTTGCGTCAGCTACTATTAG
- a CDS encoding hypothetical protein (NECATOR_CHRX.G21902.T2), whose amino-acid sequence MLRYPVFLFVFFTYTSADLEGRVRSLREVLAVPKDDLSILLMGDTQYHYKCEPANIACKKSSKRCRESYGLDYYLRAGPLSNETVRAGQKECIKIESRYANRVQRQGLDRLISWMKYPPSALIIDGDLTDFGHIEQHKEFQNGWMTSFPVPIFAGLGNHDYENNINDCAFNFCAHTMLTWFTNYGKNMSLEMDYRRHVKSAFDIAYDGSFAYSTRICSVTGLNCAQVIQLNNAIDYETTFSSFLVDWKVNSAMDFLKNELKLLKDVDIPILINMHQCEGTRLEKLRELISEWIYETRNVGHRKKIAAFYAHLHSMHEVKTMCIHGIAVPFVYVGSVPNNRFSMLRISRNESTLIGFAARDAFDVGDESSLQVLGEINDLWNDCSSSTYSFYPFVDDLKRNIIETLQKTI is encoded by the exons ATGCTTCGCTATCctgtgtttttatttgttttctttacgtACACCTCAGCAG ACTTAGAGGGACGTGTCCGATCACTCCGTGAGGTTCTTGCCGTTCCAAAAGATGACTTGTCCATACTTCTGATGGGCGACACCCAGTACCACTACAAATGCGAACCAGCAAACATTGCTTGCAAGAAATCGTCGAAAAGATGTCGAGAGAGCTATGGACTGGATTAC taTCTTCGTGCCGGGCCGTTATCAAACGAAACTGTACGCGCAGGTCAAAAAGAATGTATTAAGATTGAGAGCCGATATGCAAATCGAGTTCAACGTCAG ggtTTAGATCGCTTAATTTCTTGGATGAAGTATCCGCCATCTGCACTTATCATAGATGGTGATCTCACGGATTTTGGTCATATAGAACAACATAAGGAATTTCAG AACGGATGGATGACGTCATTTCCGGTGCCAATTTTTGCTGGACTTGGAAATCATGATTATGAGAACAATATCAACGATTGCGCTTTCAATTTCTGTGCTCATACAATGTTGACGTG GTTTACTAACTACGGAAAGAATATGTCGCTTGAAATGGACTATCGAAGACACGTAAAATCAGCGTTTGATATTGCATATGATGGTTCATTCGCTTACTCGACGAGGATTTGTAGCGTAACCG GTCTCAACTGTGCTCAAGTTATTCAACTTAACAATGCAATCGACTACGAGactacattttcttcttttcttgttgaCTGGAAAGTCAATTCGGCAATggatttcctgaaaaacgaattAAAACTGCTGAAG GATGTTGACATTCCAATTCTCATCAATATGCATCAATGTGAAGGAACACGTTTAGAAAAATTACGTGAATTGATCTCAGAATG GATCTACGAAACAAGAAATGTTGGACATCGGAAGAAGATAGCAGCGTTCTATGCACATTTACACTCTATGCATGAAGTGAAGACTATGTGTATTCACGGTATCGCCGTACCATTTGTTTATGTTGGTTCTGTTCCAAATAACAG attttcaaTGCTTCGAATTTCTCGAAATGAAAGCACACTGATTGGATTCGCTGCACGTGACGCATTTGATGTTGGAGATGAGAGCTCGCTACAAGTATTAGGAGAAATTAATGATCTCTGGAATGATTGTTCATCATCTACTTATTCATTCTATCCATTTGTTGACGAtcttaaaagaaatattattgAAACTTTGCAGAAGACGATATAA
- a CDS encoding hypothetical protein (NECATOR_CHRX.G21902.T1): MGDTQYHYKCEPANIACKKSSKRCRESYGLDYYLRAGPLSNETVRAGQKECIKIESRYANRVQRQGLDRLISWMKYPPSALIIDGDLTDFGHIEQHKEFQNGWMTSFPVPIFAGLGNHDYENNINDCAFNFCAHTMLTWFTNYGKNMSLEMDYRRHVKSAFDIAYDGSFAYSTRICSVTGLNCAQVIQLNNAIDYETTFSSFLVDWKVNSAMDFLKNELKLLKDVDIPILINMHQCEGTRLEKLRELISEWIYETRNVGHRKKIAAFYAHLHSMHEVKTMCIHGIAVPFVYVGSVPNNRFSMLRISRNESTLIGFAARDAFDVGDESSLQVLGEINDLWNDCSSSTYSFYPFVDDLKRNIIETLQKTI, from the exons ATGGGCGACACCCAGTACCACTACAAATGCGAACCAGCAAACATTGCTTGCAAGAAATCGTCGAAAAGATGTCGAGAGAGCTATGGACTGGATTAC taTCTTCGTGCCGGGCCGTTATCAAACGAAACTGTACGCGCAGGTCAAAAAGAATGTATTAAGATTGAGAGCCGATATGCAAATCGAGTTCAACGTCAG ggtTTAGATCGCTTAATTTCTTGGATGAAGTATCCGCCATCTGCACTTATCATAGATGGTGATCTCACGGATTTTGGTCATATAGAACAACATAAGGAATTTCAG AACGGATGGATGACGTCATTTCCGGTGCCAATTTTTGCTGGACTTGGAAATCATGATTATGAGAACAATATCAACGATTGCGCTTTCAATTTCTGTGCTCATACAATGTTGACGTG GTTTACTAACTACGGAAAGAATATGTCGCTTGAAATGGACTATCGAAGACACGTAAAATCAGCGTTTGATATTGCATATGATGGTTCATTCGCTTACTCGACGAGGATTTGTAGCGTAACCG GTCTCAACTGTGCTCAAGTTATTCAACTTAACAATGCAATCGACTACGAGactacattttcttcttttcttgttgaCTGGAAAGTCAATTCGGCAATggatttcctgaaaaacgaattAAAACTGCTGAAG GATGTTGACATTCCAATTCTCATCAATATGCATCAATGTGAAGGAACACGTTTAGAAAAATTACGTGAATTGATCTCAGAATG GATCTACGAAACAAGAAATGTTGGACATCGGAAGAAGATAGCAGCGTTCTATGCACATTTACACTCTATGCATGAAGTGAAGACTATGTGTATTCACGGTATCGCCGTACCATTTGTTTATGTTGGTTCTGTTCCAAATAACAG attttcaaTGCTTCGAATTTCTCGAAATGAAAGCACACTGATTGGATTCGCTGCACGTGACGCATTTGATGTTGGAGATGAGAGCTCGCTACAAGTATTAGGAGAAATTAATGATCTCTGGAATGATTGTTCATCATCTACTTATTCATTCTATCCATTTGTTGACGAtcttaaaagaaatattattgAAACTTTGCAGAAGACGATATAA
- a CDS encoding hypothetical protein (NECATOR_CHRX.G21906.T1), producing MKEDLRTIGVDKQFRRDVVFCRIWNSDEWIDSVQALAEDREGDDISPPIKSSESPTQVKVMDNWLRLLLASLTVSLSVF from the exons atgaaagaggacctgaggacaatCGGCGTGGATAAGCAGTTCAGACGAGACGTAGTGTtttgcagaatatggaatagcgacgaatggattgattctgtgcaagctctcgcagaagatcgagaag gcgatgacatcagcccgccgattaagtcaagtgaGTCACCAACGCAAGTCAAAGTTATGGATAACTGGCTTCGACTTCTACTCGCCTCATTGACAGTGTCATTGTCTGTTTTCTAG
- a CDS encoding hypothetical protein (NECATOR_CHRX.G21905.T1), translating to MRRKVDQCPADIILAPSGCPLTDLEYADDVVIFAESSTKLQHVVNLVSKLAAAYGPRLRPDKFKQMWISLRPRNGIRVDGQTIKLVDEFCYLGCTLKNNGSYEKDIQQGCSEAASAFNSLTKCLGPTTITN from the coding sequence atgcgaagaaaagtagatcagtgtcctgccgatatcattctagcaccatcagggtgccccttgactgacctcgagtatgCTGACGATGtcgttatattcgcggaaagcagtacgaaacttcaacatgttgtcaacctcgtatcgaagctggctgcagcctatggaccacgactacgccctgataaattcaagcagatgtggatctctttgaGACCTCGAAatggaatcagggtggacggacaaacgataaaactcgtcgatgagttctgttacttgggctgtacgctgaagaacaacggcagctacgagaaagatattcagcaggGATGCTCTGAGGCCGCTTCcgcattcaactccttaacaAAATGCCTGGGGCCGACTACCATCACCAACTAA